A genomic window from Glycine soja cultivar W05 chromosome 10, ASM419377v2, whole genome shotgun sequence includes:
- the LOC114369915 gene encoding traB domain-containing protein isoform X3, producing MSLLSSAEADFISRAGIMYATANDELGKQLRSNMFSLSGTGFFGAVGRSINLGGQTALALRLLLATFSSKISSDINRPFGDEFRAARKASEEIGAQIVLGDRPIEITLQRAWKAMKWTQKLSLVLSIIRGIASSSNSSINKLKLQEASSDDGTFQLYEQLSFSYPSLLPPLIHERDTYLAWSLKRSKAVNNSKNVVGVIGKGHMNGVIYALLSDTGNLRFRDLVGKNSYDGGGSNGWIDDLIKSLVRDTIIGILLWALYEFINGGT from the exons ATGTCGTTGTTGAGCTCTGCAGAAGCAG ATTTCATTTCCAGAGCTGGGATCATGTATGCTACTGCCAATGATGAGCTTGGCAAACAACTGCGTTCTAATATGTTTTCCTTGAGTGGCACTGGCTTTTTTGGAGCTGTTGGTCGTAGCATAAACCTAG GTGGTCAAACTGCTTTAGCATTACGATTACTTTTGGCTACTTTTTCATCGAAGATCTCTTCAGATATTAATCGCCCTTTTGGTGATGAG TTTCGTGCTGCTCGGAAAGCTTCTGAGGAAATTGGTGCACAAATAGTTTTAGGAGATCGGCCAATTGAAATAACG CTTCAAAGAGCATGGAAGGCTATGAAATGGACTCAGAAACTAAGTTTAGTGTTATCAATTATTCGGGGGATAGCATCTTCATCTAACAGTTCTATAAATAAGCTCAAG TTGCAGGAAGCAAGTTCAGATGATGGTACATTTCAACTTTATGAGCAATTGAGTTTTTCATATCCTTCTTTATTGCCACCTCTCATACATGAACGAGATACT TATCTTGCATGGTCATTGAAGCGGAGCAAAGCTGTGAATAACAGTAAAAATGTTGTGGGTGTCATTGGAAAAGGCCATATGAACGGTGTAATATATGCATTGTTATCCGACACGGGAAATTTGAGGTTTCGAGACCTTGTAGGGAAAAATTCATATGATGGAGGAGGTTCAAATGGTTGGATTGATGATCTAATCAAGAGTTTAGTAAGGGACACAATCATTGGCATCCTTTTATGGGCCTTATATGAATTCATAAATGGAGGAACATGA
- the LOC114370408 gene encoding protein DETOXIFICATION 49-like has translation MCHISSHLPCKCNSMKSQEAEESDMKITNPLIQKDITVTPPHHHVLKELISISKIALPMILTGLLLYCRSMISMLFLGRLGELALAGGSLAVGFANITGYSILSGLAVGMEPFCGQAYGAKKFTLLGLCLQRTILLLLFTSIPISLLWLYMKHILLLCGQDEAIATQAQSYLLYSIPDLLAQSFLHPLRIYLRSQSITLPLTLCATFSILLHIPINYLLVSHLNWGIKGVALSGVWTNFNLIASLILYIVFSGTHKKTWGGFSFECFTQWKSLLDLAIPSCISVCLEWWWYEIMILLCGLLVNPRATVASMGILIQTTSLLYILPSSISFSVSTRVGNKLGAQKPSKAKLSAIVGLSCSFMLGFLAFVFTILVRNIWASMFTQDKEIITLTSLVLPIIGLCELGNCPQTTGCGVLRGTARPKVGANINLGCFYLVGMPVAVWLGFFAGLDFQGLWLGLLAAQGSCAVTMLVVMSQTDWDVEALRAKKLTSVVVAVDDSKEVGAEKPPKAEIKEDSLLSLADSEEDKQSWV, from the coding sequence ATGTGTCATATAAGTTCCCACCTCCCCTGCAAATGCAACTCAATGAAATCCCAAGAGGCAGAGGAATCCGACATGAAGATCACTAACCCCTTGATCCAAAAGGACATAACAGTAACACCACCCCATCATCATGTCTTGAAAGAACTCATTTCCATATCCAAGATAGCCCTCCCCATGATCCTCACCGGTCTCTTGCTCTACTGCCGTTCCATGATCTCCATGCTCTTCCTCGGCCGCCTCGGCGAGCTGGCCTTAGCCGGCGGCTCACTCGCCGTCGGCTTCGCCAACATCACCGGTTACTCGATCCTCTCCGGCCTCGCTGTCGGAATGGAACCCTTTTGCGGACAAGCCTACGGTGCCAAAAAGTTCACCCTCCTCGGCCTCTGCTTACAAAGAACCATTCTTTTGCTCCTCTTCACTTCCATTCCAATCTCTCTCCTTTGGCTCTACATGAAGCATATCCTTCTTTTATGTGGCCAGGACGAGGCCATAGCCACACAAGCCCAATCATATCTTCTTTATTCCATCCCTGACCTCTTAGCACAATCTTTTTTACACCCTTTAAGAATTTACCTTCGAAGCCAATCCATTACTCTGCCTCTCACTCTCTGCGCCACTTTCTCAATTCTCCTTCACATCCCCATTAACTACCTTCTTGTTTCCCACCTCAATTGGGGAATCAAAGGCGTGGCTCTCAGCGGGGTTTGGACTAACTTCAACCTCATAGCTTCTTTGATTCTTTACATAGTCTTCTCTGGTACGCATAAGAAAACATGGGGAGGTTTTTCTTTTGAGTGTTTCACGCAATGGAAATCGCTCCTCGACTTGGCTATCCCAAGCTGCATTTCCGTGTGCCTAGAATGGTGGTGGTATGAGATCATGATTTTGTTATGCGGGTTGTTGGTGAATCCTAGAGCAACCGTGGCTTCCATGGGGATTTTGATCCAAACCACTTCTCTGCTCTACATTCTCCCATCGTCAATAAGCTTCAGCGTGTCCACAAGAGTTGGTAACAAATTAGGTGCTCAAAAGCCCTCAAAGGCTAAACTTTCTGCCATAGTTGGCCTCTCTTGCAGCTTCATGTTAGGTTttttagcttttgttttcaCCATTCTGGTTAGGAACATTTGGGCCAGCATGTTCACACAAGACAAGGAAATAATAACCTTGACCTCATTGGTGTTACCGATTATAGGACTCTGCGAACTCGGAAACTGTCCTCAAACAACGGGGTGCGGAGTGCTAAGAGGCACAGCAAGGCCTAAAGTTGGTGCTAACATTAACTTAGGTTGTTTCTACCTTGTTGGAATGCCTGTGGCGGTTTGGCTTGGTTTCTTCGCAGGGCTTGATTTTCAAGGGTTGTGGCTTGGGTTACTTGCGGCTCAGGGGTCTTGTGCAGTGACCATGTTGGTGGTTATGAGTCAAACGGATTGGGATGTTGAGGCTCTAAGGGCAAAGAAACTAAccagtgttgttgttgctgttgatgACAGCAAGGAGGTTGGTGCAGAGAAGCCACCCAAAGCTGAAATCAAGGAAGATTCTTTATTATCATTAGCTGATTCAGAAGAAGATAAACAATCGTGGGTTTAA
- the LOC114369915 gene encoding traB domain-containing protein isoform X1, with amino-acid sequence MESMTVIKSTFPIFMTNNAPFSLSTRPLRPILKVSVKPPPPDFDYRREISEESRAAIAESHPELLDLADNGSLVLVQKKRFGPVPSWRTEFVEPESIWLIGTTHVSEVSAVEVERVVRALRPDNVVVELCRSRAGIMYATANDELGKQLRSNMFSLSGTGFFGAVGRSINLGGQTALALRLLLATFSSKISSDINRPFGDEFRAARKASEEIGAQIVLGDRPIEITLQRAWKAMKWTQKLSLVLSIIRGIASSSNSSINKLKLQEASSDDGTFQLYEQLSFSYPSLLPPLIHERDTYLAWSLKRSKAVNNSKNVVGVIGKGHMNGVIYALLSDTGNLRFRDLVGKNSYDGGGSNGWIDDLIKSLVRDTIIGILLWALYEFINGGT; translated from the exons ATGGAGTCCATGACGGTGATTAAATCAACCTTCCCAATTTTCATGACCAATAACGCCCCATTTTCCCTCTCCACAAGACCTCTTAGACCCATCCTGAAGGTTTCCGTGAAACCCCCACCTCCAGATTTCGATTACAGGCGAGAGATATCGGAGGAGTCAAGAGCCGCCATAGCCGAATCTCACCCGGAGTTGCTTGACCTGGCTGACAATGGGAGCTTGGTTTTGGTTCAGAAGAAGAGGTTCGGTCCTGTCCCTTCTTGGAGGACCGAATTCGTCGAACCTGAATCCATTTGGTTGATTGGAACCACCCATGTTTCTGAGGTTTCCGCTGTGGAGGTGGAACGCGTGGTGCGTGCTCTGAGGCCAGATAATGTCGTTGTTGAGCTCTGCAGAAGCAG AGCTGGGATCATGTATGCTACTGCCAATGATGAGCTTGGCAAACAACTGCGTTCTAATATGTTTTCCTTGAGTGGCACTGGCTTTTTTGGAGCTGTTGGTCGTAGCATAAACCTAG GTGGTCAAACTGCTTTAGCATTACGATTACTTTTGGCTACTTTTTCATCGAAGATCTCTTCAGATATTAATCGCCCTTTTGGTGATGAG TTTCGTGCTGCTCGGAAAGCTTCTGAGGAAATTGGTGCACAAATAGTTTTAGGAGATCGGCCAATTGAAATAACG CTTCAAAGAGCATGGAAGGCTATGAAATGGACTCAGAAACTAAGTTTAGTGTTATCAATTATTCGGGGGATAGCATCTTCATCTAACAGTTCTATAAATAAGCTCAAG TTGCAGGAAGCAAGTTCAGATGATGGTACATTTCAACTTTATGAGCAATTGAGTTTTTCATATCCTTCTTTATTGCCACCTCTCATACATGAACGAGATACT TATCTTGCATGGTCATTGAAGCGGAGCAAAGCTGTGAATAACAGTAAAAATGTTGTGGGTGTCATTGGAAAAGGCCATATGAACGGTGTAATATATGCATTGTTATCCGACACGGGAAATTTGAGGTTTCGAGACCTTGTAGGGAAAAATTCATATGATGGAGGAGGTTCAAATGGTTGGATTGATGATCTAATCAAGAGTTTAGTAAGGGACACAATCATTGGCATCCTTTTATGGGCCTTATATGAATTCATAAATGGAGGAACATGA
- the LOC114370733 gene encoding ethylene-responsive transcription factor ERF027-like has protein sequence MDGNSFGNVPPPPIQVPDNLAISSSSSPTPTTSSPSPTPSGGFRYRGTRCRSGKWVSEIREPRKTNRIWLGTYPTAEMAAAAYDVAALALKGPDTPVNFPNSILSYPIPASLSSTDIRAAAAAAAQARIVRAPQESEETVNPDDGGQGLSERREEYIDEDELLNMPNLLDEMARGMQVSPLRITSYSSDDSPGNSDGDNLWSYTL, from the coding sequence ATGGATGGCAACTCTTTTGGAAACGTGCCACCCCCACCAATACAAGTTCCTGATAACTTGGCtatctcctcctcctcttcgCCAACTCCCACGACATCATCTCCGTCTCCGACACCCTCTGGAGGCTTTCGGTACCGCGGGACGCGGTGCCGGAGCGGAAAGTGGGTGTCGGAGATAAGGGAGCCACGTAAAACGAATCGCATTTGGCTGGGGACTTACCCGACAGCGGAAATGGCTGCGGCGGCATATGATGTCGCCGCACTCGCGTTGAAGGGTCCCGACACGCCCGTCAACTTCCCTAATTCGATACTGTCGTACCCTATTCCTGCTTCATTGTCCTCCACGGACATTCGCGCCGCGGCTGCGGCCGCGGCGCAGGCTAGGATCGTGAGGGCGCCGCAGGAGAGTGAGGAAACGGTAAACCCTGATGATGGCGGGCAAGGGTTATCGGAGAGGCGTGAGGAGTACATTGATGAGGATGAGTTGTTGAACATGCCGAATTTGCTCGATGAAATGGCCAGAGGAATGCAGGTTAGTCCCCTTAGGATCACTTCCTATTCTTCAGATGATTCGCCTGGGAATTCTGATGGAGATAACCTTTGGAGTTATACCCTTTGA
- the LOC114371088 gene encoding serine/arginine-rich splicing factor RS40-like isoform X1, which translates to MQQGKMRPIFCGNFEYDARQSELERLFRRYGKVDRVDMKSGFAFIYMEDERDAEAAIRALDRVEFGRKGRRLRVEWTKHERGVRRPASSRRSSAIGRPSKTLFVINFDTYHTRTRDLERHFEPYGKIVSVRIRRNFAFVQYESEDDASRALEATNMSKLLDRVISVEFAVKDDDDRRNGYSPERGRDRQRDRSRDGRRSPSPYRKERGSPDYGRGPSPYQRERGSPDYGRDRSRSRSPPRRERASPAYGRRSISPYRREREGSEPVRDSSRSPYHKERGRTDHGISPSQSPEGRGRKSPQNGHGSSRSPRDTGKTSPENGHGSGSPDEKGNPSPYNGYGGSPNTVPDPRDSPNYGGPESPMHERYHSQSPPAEE; encoded by the exons ATGCAACAAG GGAAAATGAGGCCTATTTTCTGTGGAAATTTTGAATATGATGCCCGGCAGTCAGAGCTGGAGCGGCTTTTTAGACGATATGGGAAGGTTGATAGGGTGGATATGAAGTCTG GATTTGCTTTTATCTATATGGAAGACGAGAGAGATGCTGAGGCTGCAATTCGTGCTCTTGATCGAGTAGAATTTGGTCGGAAGGGACGCAGACTCCGTGTGGAATGGACAAAG CATGAACGTGGTGTTAGAAGGCCTGCTAGTTCAAGAAGATCTTCAGCTATTGGGAGGCCATCAAAGACCttgtttgtaattaattttgatacataCCATACCAGAACAAGGGACTTGGAGAGGCACTTTGAACCATATGGAAAGATTGTCAGTGTGAGGATCAGAAGGAATTTTGCTTTTGTTCAATATGAATCAGAGGATGATGCTAGCAGAGCACTGGAAGCTACAAATATGAG CAAGTTACTGGATCGAGTTATTTCTGTCGAGTTTGCTGTTAAAGATGATGATGATAGGAGAAATGGATATAGCCCTGAGAGAGGCCGTGATCGTCAACGTGATAGAAGCCGTGATGGAAGGCGATCACCCAGTCCTTATCGTAAAGAAAGGGGTAGTCCTGATTATGGTCGTGGGCCCAGTCCATATCAGAGAGAGAGGGGTAGCCCTGACTATGGCCGTGACCGTAGCCGTAGCAGAAGCCCCCCTAGGAGGGAGAGAGCTAGCCCTGCTTATGGACGTAGAAGCATTAGTCCATATAGAAGAGAAAGGGAGGGTTCTGAACCTGTTCGTGACTCCAGCCGCAGTCCTTATCACAAAGAGCGAGGGAGAACTGACCATGGCATTTCTCCTTCGCAGAGTCCTGAAGGAAGAGGGAGGAAAAGCCCCCAAAATGGTCACGGTTCTAGCCGTAGTCCTCGTGATACTGGGAAGACTAGCCCTGAAAATGGACATGGCTCTGGAAGTCCTGATGAAAAAGGGAATCCCAGCCCTTACAATGGTTATGGAGGGAGCCCAAATACTGTGCCTGATCCCAGGGACAGTCCCAACTATGGTGGTCCTGAAAGTCCCATGCATGAAAGATACCACAG CCAGTCACCCCCTGCAGAAGAATGA
- the LOC114371088 gene encoding serine/arginine-rich splicing factor RS40-like isoform X2, translating to MEDERDAEAAIRALDRVEFGRKGRRLRVEWTKHERGVRRPASSRRSSAIGRPSKTLFVINFDTYHTRTRDLERHFEPYGKIVSVRIRRNFAFVQYESEDDASRALEATNMSKLLDRVISVEFAVKDDDDRRNGYSPERGRDRQRDRSRDGRRSPSPYRKERGSPDYGRGPSPYQRERGSPDYGRDRSRSRSPPRRERASPAYGRRSISPYRREREGSEPVRDSSRSPYHKERGRTDHGISPSQSPEGRGRKSPQNGHGSSRSPRDTGKTSPENGHGSGSPDEKGNPSPYNGYGGSPNTVPDPRDSPNYGGPESPMHERYHSQSPPAEE from the exons ATGGAAGACGAGAGAGATGCTGAGGCTGCAATTCGTGCTCTTGATCGAGTAGAATTTGGTCGGAAGGGACGCAGACTCCGTGTGGAATGGACAAAG CATGAACGTGGTGTTAGAAGGCCTGCTAGTTCAAGAAGATCTTCAGCTATTGGGAGGCCATCAAAGACCttgtttgtaattaattttgatacataCCATACCAGAACAAGGGACTTGGAGAGGCACTTTGAACCATATGGAAAGATTGTCAGTGTGAGGATCAGAAGGAATTTTGCTTTTGTTCAATATGAATCAGAGGATGATGCTAGCAGAGCACTGGAAGCTACAAATATGAG CAAGTTACTGGATCGAGTTATTTCTGTCGAGTTTGCTGTTAAAGATGATGATGATAGGAGAAATGGATATAGCCCTGAGAGAGGCCGTGATCGTCAACGTGATAGAAGCCGTGATGGAAGGCGATCACCCAGTCCTTATCGTAAAGAAAGGGGTAGTCCTGATTATGGTCGTGGGCCCAGTCCATATCAGAGAGAGAGGGGTAGCCCTGACTATGGCCGTGACCGTAGCCGTAGCAGAAGCCCCCCTAGGAGGGAGAGAGCTAGCCCTGCTTATGGACGTAGAAGCATTAGTCCATATAGAAGAGAAAGGGAGGGTTCTGAACCTGTTCGTGACTCCAGCCGCAGTCCTTATCACAAAGAGCGAGGGAGAACTGACCATGGCATTTCTCCTTCGCAGAGTCCTGAAGGAAGAGGGAGGAAAAGCCCCCAAAATGGTCACGGTTCTAGCCGTAGTCCTCGTGATACTGGGAAGACTAGCCCTGAAAATGGACATGGCTCTGGAAGTCCTGATGAAAAAGGGAATCCCAGCCCTTACAATGGTTATGGAGGGAGCCCAAATACTGTGCCTGATCCCAGGGACAGTCCCAACTATGGTGGTCCTGAAAGTCCCATGCATGAAAGATACCACAG CCAGTCACCCCCTGCAGAAGAATGA
- the LOC114369915 gene encoding traB domain-containing protein isoform X2, with amino-acid sequence MESMTVIKSTFPIFMTNNAPFSLSTRPLRPILKVSVKPPPPDFDYRREISEESRAAIAESHPELLDLADNGSLVLVQKKRFGPVPSWRTEFVEPESIWLIGTTHVSEVSAVEVERVVRALRPDNVVVELCRSRAGIMYATANDELGKQLRSNMFSLSGTGFFGAVGRSINLGGQTALALRLLLATFSSKISSDINRPFGDEFRAARKASEEIGAQIVLGDRPIEITLQRAWKAMKWTQKLSLVLSIIRGIASSSNSSINKLKEASSDDGTFQLYEQLSFSYPSLLPPLIHERDTYLAWSLKRSKAVNNSKNVVGVIGKGHMNGVIYALLSDTGNLRFRDLVGKNSYDGGGSNGWIDDLIKSLVRDTIIGILLWALYEFINGGT; translated from the exons ATGGAGTCCATGACGGTGATTAAATCAACCTTCCCAATTTTCATGACCAATAACGCCCCATTTTCCCTCTCCACAAGACCTCTTAGACCCATCCTGAAGGTTTCCGTGAAACCCCCACCTCCAGATTTCGATTACAGGCGAGAGATATCGGAGGAGTCAAGAGCCGCCATAGCCGAATCTCACCCGGAGTTGCTTGACCTGGCTGACAATGGGAGCTTGGTTTTGGTTCAGAAGAAGAGGTTCGGTCCTGTCCCTTCTTGGAGGACCGAATTCGTCGAACCTGAATCCATTTGGTTGATTGGAACCACCCATGTTTCTGAGGTTTCCGCTGTGGAGGTGGAACGCGTGGTGCGTGCTCTGAGGCCAGATAATGTCGTTGTTGAGCTCTGCAGAAGCAG AGCTGGGATCATGTATGCTACTGCCAATGATGAGCTTGGCAAACAACTGCGTTCTAATATGTTTTCCTTGAGTGGCACTGGCTTTTTTGGAGCTGTTGGTCGTAGCATAAACCTAG GTGGTCAAACTGCTTTAGCATTACGATTACTTTTGGCTACTTTTTCATCGAAGATCTCTTCAGATATTAATCGCCCTTTTGGTGATGAG TTTCGTGCTGCTCGGAAAGCTTCTGAGGAAATTGGTGCACAAATAGTTTTAGGAGATCGGCCAATTGAAATAACG CTTCAAAGAGCATGGAAGGCTATGAAATGGACTCAGAAACTAAGTTTAGTGTTATCAATTATTCGGGGGATAGCATCTTCATCTAACAGTTCTATAAATAAGCTCAAG GAAGCAAGTTCAGATGATGGTACATTTCAACTTTATGAGCAATTGAGTTTTTCATATCCTTCTTTATTGCCACCTCTCATACATGAACGAGATACT TATCTTGCATGGTCATTGAAGCGGAGCAAAGCTGTGAATAACAGTAAAAATGTTGTGGGTGTCATTGGAAAAGGCCATATGAACGGTGTAATATATGCATTGTTATCCGACACGGGAAATTTGAGGTTTCGAGACCTTGTAGGGAAAAATTCATATGATGGAGGAGGTTCAAATGGTTGGATTGATGATCTAATCAAGAGTTTAGTAAGGGACACAATCATTGGCATCCTTTTATGGGCCTTATATGAATTCATAAATGGAGGAACATGA